TCGTCTAACCCTACTTTAAATGTTATTTTTGATGTATGCTCTATCGCCATTATCTTTTTGGTTTATATCTTGAGTTTTTGAAGATTTCCTCTTCACTTGTTTGTAATAATTGATGCAAAGATACATCATTCTTTTGCATGTACGAACGTACGATTTGCCAACCAATCCACTCTCCTATTCTACCAGGTGATTGACCATCTTCTTCCATATAGAACTTAGAAAAAGGAGCTAGATCTAAAAAACGTTTATCTACATCTTTACTAGTACTGTACAATAAATCTTTTTCTATAAAATACATCCAAATTTGTTCTTCATTTCTCTCTGCCCACTCTAGTTTCTTTTGTGAATACCCTATTTTTACAGCATCAGGTATGTTAGGTAAATAAGCATCTAGCAAATACATTTTTTTTCCTCGATAAATCATTTTGTCTATGAAACTTCTCGCCATACTTGGCAACATTTGTTTACTTACTATAGCCTTGGCAACGTCAACTACGATGTGTTTTTTAGTATTATTTTGCTTTACATAAGCCGGATAGTCATTATAAAACTCATGTTCTTTTCCTAGGTAAGAATCTAAAGAAATCAACAATAAACTATCAGTATACACAATCCTGTTATTATAATCAATATTTGTTAGCATGGTAATCACTTTCGGACTAACAAACCTTGGATTATAATATTTTACATGCTTAAATAATGATATTAACTGCTCCTTTTCTTCTTCTATATCAGGAAAAACTTTTTGGGTTTCAGTAAATAACTCTTGCTCATCTTTATTATTAATTTTGTTTACCCAAACACTATCAGGTTGAGGAGGAAAAAGCATCGGATACTTTTCTTTTGTCTTATTTAATTCGTTTAGTTTAGTTGTATAAAAATCAACATCAAAACGGTCTACATCAACATTTACGTTAATCGTAGATACATCTACATCTAACTTGTTACTTTCATCATTTTTACATGAAAGGCTTATGAAAACTAACGCAACTAGTGCTAAAATTTTTCTCATGAACTTTAGTATATTTACATTCTAAATTACAACGTCGAAATTACTAAATTAGTTTTTACCACTTAACTGTAAACTCTTAAAATATCACAAAAATGAATACTCCTAAGGTTGCTGAACACATTATAAATTGGTTAAAAGATTACGCTACAAATGCCAAAGTAAATGGTTTTGTTGTAGGAATTTCTGGCGGTATTGATAGTGCAGTTACTTCAACTTTGTGTGCTAAAACTGGTTTACCTACGTTGTGTGTTGAGTTACCTATTCATCAAGCTAAAAGTCAAGTAAGCAGAGCTAATGAACACATAAAACAATTAAAAGAACGCTTTAGCAATGTAAGTGAAGCAGAAGTAAATTTAACCTCTACTTTTGAAGATTTTAAAACGGTCGTTCCTCCAGTAGAGTCTTCTCCTAAAGTAGATTTAGCTTTGGCAAACACCCGTGCTCGTTTACGTATGACAACTTTGTATTATTTTGCTGGCATACAAGGTTTACTAGTAGCAGGAACTGGAAATAAAGTGGAAGATTTTGGTGTAGGTTTTTATACCAAATACGGAGATGGTGGTGTTGATTTGAGTCCTATCGCTGACTTAGTAAAATCAGAGGTATATGAATTGGCCGCATATTTAGATGTTCCTTCTTCTATTCAAAAAGCGCAACCTACTGATGGTTTATTTGGTGATAGTAGAACAGACGAAGACCAAATAGGAGCTTCATACGACGAGTTAGAATGGGCAATGGAAATGCAAAATGCTGGTAAAAATGTGGATGACTTTTCTGGTAGAGAACTAGAGGTATATAAAATATACACGCGTCTTAACCGAATTAATCAGCATAAAATGATTCCTATTCCTATTTGTGAAATTCCTAAAGAATTAAAGTAAATTAACCGACATCATTTGTCGCTTAATCCTTTGGTAAGCGCTCTTTTTATGCCCGTTAGAAATATTAAAAGGTAATATAACTAGCAACCTAAGCAACTCTAGAATTTGTAGCAACTTTCTCATTTTTCTTTATTTTCTTGTTCTTTTCGCTGTCGAAGTTACAAAAAAAATGTTAAGAAACATAAATTCTTGAAAAATTAGCAACTTACCAAGACCTTAGATTACACGGTTTAGTTTTTCAAAAAGACGTTTTTTTAACCCTGTATAATTACTTATTTCTTCTAGATTTGGAACTGCTTTTTGCTCTTGGCTTTCTTGTAAGATTTCTTTAATTTTTTCTTCAATCAAAACTCTACGTAAGTTTAAAATAGCATCCGTTACTAACTTTGGAAGAATTTTTACTGTTTCCGTTACAAAAACTTCTTTACGCTCCCAATCGCTTAGATTGTATTTTTCTTCATCCATCAAAATATTTGTTACAAGACTAGATATTTGTGGATTTTCGTGCATTACCAAATGATCTACTTTAATTTTTTCATCTTGATTTAATTGATGAATTAACTCATAATAGGTTAATCGAAATATTTCGTTGGTAAACTCTATTTCATCTTCCTGTAAGTTCAAGTACAACTCGTTTGAAACCGTGTTTTGATATTCTTCTTTTTCTAAAAATGGACGTCCTCTTTCATCAACTGCGTCTACCCAGTTTACAAAATCAACAATTTCGTTACCATACAATAACAATATTCTTATAACTTCTTTTTCAAGAATATTTAACTGATTGATATTGTGTTGCAACTTTCCTTTCCCTCCTTTTATTGCTTCCATTGAAGCTTGCCCTTGCTCTTGAAAATATTCTGGAGGTGGTTGGTTAGGGTCTTGCCCTGCACTACTCTTTCTCGTTGCTGTTGCTCCTTTTTTTAACAACTGGGCTAACTCACTAAATAATACTCTCTCAGAAATGTCCATAATACGTGCACATTCTTGCACATACACTTCTCGTTGAATACCATCAGGAATTTTAGAAATACTTGTAACTATATCTCGAATTAAACCTGCTTTTTTTACAGGGTCGTTCGCCGCTTCTTTCATTAATAAAGAAACCTTGAACTCTATAAAGTCTTGTGATTTTTCTTCTAAATACTGTTTTAATTCAGCATTAGAGTGTGCTTTAGCAAAACTATCAGGGTCTTCACCTTCAGGGAAAGCCACTACCCTTACATTCATTCCTTGCTCAAGAATTAAATCGATTCCACGAATTGAGGCTCTAATTCCTGCTGCATCACCATCAAAAAGCACAGTTATATTCTGTGTTAATCGATTTACCAAACGAATTTGATCGGGCGTTAATGCAGTACCAGAAGAGGCTACGACATTTTCAATTCCTGATTGATGAAATGAAATTACATCAGTATATCCTTCTACTAAAAAACAGTTATCTTCTTTCGCTATTTCTTTTTTAGCTTGATATAGACCGTAAAGAATTTTACTTTTATGATAGATATCACTCTCAGGAGAATTCAGGTATTTTGCGGCTTTTTTATCGTTGGTAAGTATTCTACCTCCAAAACCTAAAATACGTCCAGACATACTGTGAATAGGAAACATCACACGTCCTTTAAATCGGTCGAACTTCCTATCTTCTGCTCCTCCTTCTTTTACAATCGTTAAACCTGTAGATTTTAGATACTTTAAATCGTAACCTTTATCCAACGCTGCTTTGGTAAAATTATCCCATTCGTCTTTACAATACCCTAAATCAAACTTTTCAATAGTATCTTCTCTAAACCCTCTCTCTTTGAAATAAGACAGCCCAATTGCTCTTCCGTTTTGTGTATTCATTAATACATCATGAAAGTAGTCTTTGGCAAATTTTGAAACCAGAAACATACTTTCTCGCTCATTCATCTGTTGTTTTTGCTCATCAGACTGCTCGGTTTCTTCAATTTCAATATTGTATTTTTTCGCTAACCAACGTATTGCTTCTGGATAGGTATAATGCTCGTGTTCCATTAAAAATGAAATTGCATTTCCTCCTTTTCCCGTACTAAAATCTTTCCAAATTTGTTTTACAGGCGATACCATAAACGAAGGAGTACGTTCGTCTGTAAACGGACTCAACCCTTTAAAGTTACTTCCTGATTTTTTTAACTGAACGAATTCTCCTATCACTTCCTCTACTCGAGCGCTTTCAAAAACTCTATCTATGGTTTGTTGGGTTATCATATATTATAAAAATACAACTAACAAATATACTACTAGTTTTAAAAGTTATCTTATTGTTATAAAACTCTAGGCAAATTTAATTTGCTAAAAACATATAATTACATAATTTTGGCAAAAATTCCCCTTATGATGAAAACAATTACCCCCTTTTGTTTTGCAACATTATTTGCATTTAACATCTACTCACAAGAAACTATTCGAATTCCAGATATTGGCTTAGAAGAATGTTTAATCAATTTAAAAATTGACTCTAATGGTTTAAATGGTAGTATTACAATTAGTGATGCAGAATATGTTACCAACTTAAATATTAACGATCCTGTTACAAACAAAGACTTACCTAATGTTTATTCTAAAATTAAAGATTTAACTGGTTTAGAAAGTTTTCCTAATTTAAAACGTTTAGATTGTTTTGGTAACGAGATTACAAAAATTGATTTATCGCAAAGCTCTTCTATTAGTTTCTTAAACTGTAGTGAAAACAAAATTGAGCGTTTAGACGTTAGTAAAAACCCTAACTTAACTTATATAAGTTGCGATTATAACAAATTAACATCTTTAATACTAGGTGAAAATCCTAATATTCAAAGTTTATACGCTAGTTACAATCAACTTACTACATTAGACGTTTCAAACTGTCCTAATTTAGAAAGTATGGATGTTACAGGAAATAAGATTAAAACTATTATCGTTAGTAAAGAACAACTAGCTAACATTCCTCAAGGTTGGTATAAAGACGAAAAAACTACGTATGCAACAAGTAATGGTGTTGTAGCGGACAACAAAGTTACAGAAGAAATTGTTGAAGAGATTGTTGTAGAAGAGGCAGAAAAAAAGACAGTAAAAACCACTGAAAGCAAACCTGAAGAGGTTAAAAAGCCTGTACAAAAGTATGCTGAAAGCTTTAAACAATTAGTTATTTCTGAATATGAGAAAAGTGTTTTAAATGAAAAATACTTAAAGCAAATAAGAGAAGATCTTATGCACAAATATGATATTAAAGATGAAGAAATTACTAAATGGATAGAACAATATAGTAAGCTTCATAAAACAGAATAACATATTTATAAAATAAAAAAAGCCATCTAATTAGATGGCTTTTTTTATTTCTTTCAGTAAATATTTTTAAGATGCAGCTCTTAATTTCTTTAATGCCGACTTTGTTAATTTCGACTCTGCATATTCTTTTGTTACCTTAAATTCTTTTTCTTCAGAACTTGGCATGTCAAACATCGCATCGGTTAAAATAGCTTCACATAACGAACGTAATCCACGAGCACCTAACTTATACTCTACTGCCTTGTTAACAATAAACTGTAATGCTTCTTCAGTCATCGTAAACTCAACATCGTCCATTGAAAACAACTTGGTATATTGCTTTATAATTGAGTTCTTAGGCTCTGTTAAAATAGCTCTAAGTGTTTTTTCATCTAACGGATTCATATAACTCAATACTGGTAAACGACCAATTATTTCTGGAATTAATCCGAAAGATTTTAAATCTAATGGTGTAATGTATTGTAATAAGTTGTCGTGATCGATTTTATCTTCTTCTACCGAGGCACTATAACCAACCGCTTGCATATTTAAACGTTTACTAATAATTCTATCTATTCCAGAGAAAGCTCCTCCAGCAATAAATAAAATATCTTTGGTATTTACTTCAATAAACTTTTGTTCTGGGTGCTTTCTTCCTCCTTTAGGAGCTACATTTACAACTGCTCCTTCTAATAACTTTAATAAAGCTTGTTGCACACCTTCACCAGAAACATCACGTGTAATTGATGGATTGTCTCCTTTACGAGCTATTTTATCTATTTCATCAATAAATACAATACCTCTTTCTGCTTTTTCAACATCGTAATCAGCTGCTTGTAACAAACGACTCAAAATACTTTCCACATCTTCTCCTACATAACCTGCTTGTGTTAACACGGTAGCATCTACAATAGAAAATGGTACGTTCAGCATTCTTGCAATTGTACGAGCTACTAAGGTTTTTCCTGTTCCTGTTTCTCCTACTAAAACGATATTTGATTTTTCAATCTCTACCTCATCTTCGTCATCTCTAGTTTGTAACAATCTTTTATAGTGATTGTACACTGCTACAGACATGGCTCTTTTGGTTTGATCTTGCCCTATGATATATTCATCTAAAAAAGCTTTAATTTCTCTTGGCTTTTTTAAGGTAAGATCTTTTGATAAATCACTTGTTTTAGCTTCAGCTATTTCCTCTTCTACAATTCCATGAGCTTGCTCAATACATTTATCACATATATGTGCATCTAAACCTGCGATTAATAAATCGGTTTCTGGTTTTTTACGCCCACAAAAGGAACATTGTAAATTTTCTTCTTTCGACATCTTATCAGCTTATTGCCAACAGCTCACTGCTATTAGCTGTTTATTATTTTCTAGTTAAAATTTCGTCTACCATACCATAAGCTTTCGCTTCTTCGGCTTTCATCCAATAATCTCTATCAGAATCTTGGTTTACTTTTTCTACTGTTTGACCTGAGTGTTTTGATATTATTTGATACAACTCATCTTTTAATTTTAAAATTTCACGAGCTGTAATTTCAATATCAGATGCTTGCCCTTGTGCTCCACCTAATGGTTGGTGAATCATAATACGAGAATGTGGTAACGCAGAACGTTTTCCTTTTTCTCCTGCACACATTAACACAGCTCCCATAGAAGCAGCCATACCTGTACAAATTGTTGCTACATCTGGTTTAATAAACTGCATAGTATCATAAATACCTAAACCAGCATATACTCCACCTCCTGGTGAGTTGATGTAAATTGAAATATCTTTATTCGCATCTACACTTTCTAAGAATAATAATTGTGCTTGAATTATATTAGCTACTTGGTCGTTAATTCCAGTACCTAAAAAGATAATTCTATCCATCATTAAACGAGAAAAAACATCCATTTGAGTAATATTCATCTGACGTTCTTCCATAATATATGGCGTTAAACTACTTGTAATTTTCCCATAGTAGTTACTATTTATTCCGTGGTGCTTAGTTGCGTATTTTTCGAACTCTTTTCCGTAATCCATTTTTAAAATGTTTTTGGGTTATAAAGATGTAAATATAAGAACTATTTCGTTAGTATTTTGTTACAGTTAATGGCTAAAAAAACCTGAATGTACATTCAGGTTTTTATTTATAACATCAGTAATTAACTGTTACTTATATACTTCTTTAATGAAATCTTCGTAAGAAACTTCTTTAGTCTCAAAGCTCATGTTTTCTTTATAGAAAGCTAATAATTTTTGAGAAATTAATTGCTCTTGTAAACGACGTGCTTCATCTTGGTTTTGTAAGATTCTTCCTGCGATATCATCTAATTCTTTTTCTTCTGGATTCATGTTTCCAAACTGAGCCATTTGAGCTCTAATAAATCCTTTTGCATAGTCTACTAACTCTGCATAGTCTAATTTGATATCGTTATCTTTCATAATCTTTCCTTCGATTAATTGGTAACGTAATCCTTTTTCAGACTTGTTATATTCTTCAACAGCTTCATCTGCAGTTAATTCTTTTTCTCCAGCAGTTTGTAACCACTTTTGTAAGAATTCAACTGGTAAGTCAAACTTTGTGTTATCCACTAAGTTCTCAGTAATTGCGTTTAACAATTGTTGATCTGCTTGTTGTTGGAATTGCTTTTCTGCGTCTTCTTTAATTTTGTCTTTTAATTCAGTTACAGTTTTTACACTTCCGTCAGCAAATAACTTATCAAATAACTCTTGATCTAATTCTGCTGGTTCTATCTCAGTAATTTCTTCAATAGTAAAAGTTACAGGAATGTCTAAATCGTGAACCTCGTCGTGAGATACTCCTAAAGCTCCTTGTAACTTGTGCTCATCTTCAAATAAGTTTTTAGTTTTTAATTCTAAAACGTCTCCTACTTTAGCACCTACAAACTTTTTTAAGTTTGTTTTTCCTTTAATATCTTTTACAGAAATTGTAGATTTTTTGTTGATTTCTTTCTCTTCGTTTACGAAAGTACCAGTAACGTTAGTTTCTTCTGTAGCTTCGTCTTTAGCAGACATTTTACCGTAACGAGATTGAATGTTTTCAACTTCTTTTTCGATTAACTCGTCTGTAGCAACTATGTTATATTGAGTTACTTTGTTTTTTGGTTGTAAGTTTACGTCGAACTCAGGAGCTAATCCTAATTCAAACTCAAAAGAGAATTTATCAGCATCCCAATTGAAATCTTCTTGAACTCTTGGTAATGGGTTACCTAAGATATCTAACTTTTCTTCAACTAAGAATTTGTTTAACGACTCTTGTAAAAGCTTGTTTACCTCATCAATCATTACTGATTTTCCGTATTGCTTCTTTACCATTCCCATTGGTACATGACCTTTTCTAAAACCTGGAATGTTAGCTGTTTTACGGTAATCGTTTAATACTTTTGTTACTTTATCTTGATAATCTTCTGCAACAATATCAACTTTTACAACTGCATTTAATGCATCTACGTTTTCTTTTGTTATATTCATCTTAAAAATCTGTTTCTTAAAAAATCGGGTGCAAAATTACTACTTTATTTATTGATAACCAAGACTTTTAGCTATAAGAATATTATCTTTTTTACCTCCCTTATTTTCTAGTTTTTAATGTTTTAGGTTACTTATTCATCTCCTTCTTTTAATAGCGAAAACATTAACGATCTGAAAATTGACAGCAATACACTGAACAAGAGCGCTGTAAAAAATCCGCTAACAGCAAATCCTGACACTAATTTATCTGCCAATAATATAATTACCGCATTAATTACAAATAGGAACAACCCTAGCGTAACAATGGTTGCTGGTAGTGTAAAAAACACTAACAACGGACGCACAAATAGATTTAACAAAGCAATTACTACTGCCACAATTACTGCGGTTGTATAACTAGCTACCGTTACTCCTGGTAAAATATTTGCCAATACAATTACTGCCAATGCCGTTAACAATACCTTTAAAAATGTTTTCATATTTCTTTTTAATTTAATTAGTAATGAATTATAAATTTACTCTTTTTTTACTGAAATTATTAATTCGTAACACTACATACACTTTACCACAACCATACCAAAAACAGAAGACTGCAGTTTTGTCGGGTTTATAAGATTTTGTTTGATGCTTTTAATTAAGTAACTACTTTTGTTAAAAACAAAAGCTTATACAAGTAAAAAACACCAACAAAGATGAAACAGAACAAATATGATGATAATGATTTTTTTGAGAGTTATGGCAAAATGCCTCGCTCAATTGATGGCTTAAATTCTGCTGGCGAATGGAGTGTTTTACAAAAAATGCTGCCTGATTTTCTGAATAAAAATGTACTTGATCTTGGTTGTGGGTATGGGTGGCATTGTATTTATGCCAAACAACAAGGTGCCAAAAATGTGACTGGAGTTGATTTATCGAAAAAAATGATAGATAAAGCTATAGAAAACTCAAAAAAACTGGCTATTAATTATATACAAACAGCTATAGAAGATATAAACTTTAAATCAGAAGAATTCGATATTGTAATTAGTTCACTTGCATTCCACTATTTAAAAGATTTAAAACCTGTTTTTAACAAAATAAATAAAACTCTAAAAAAAGGAGGCAGTTTTATATTCTCTATGGAGCACCCATCGTTTACATCTAAACCAGAACAAGATTGGTTTTTAGATAAAGACGGAAATCGTATACATTGGCCTATAGACAACTATCAAGACGAAGGAGAAAGAAAAACTCATTTTTTAGGACATGAAGTAATTAAGTACCACAGAACCTTAGAAACCATAATTAACACTGTAATTAAATCAGGTTTTGATATTCAAGAGATTTCTGAACCAAAACCTTCTGAGCTAGTTTTGAAGAAATATCCTGAAATGAAAGATGAAATGAGAAGGCCTATTTTCATTATAATTTCCGCTATAAAAAATAACTAAACTACTATTTATAAAACCATTCCTAAAGTGCTCAAAAAACACTTAGCCTCATATAACATTCTTACCAAAGAAGAAATAGACAATTTTGTAAGTATAGTCAGCTATAAAAAACTTAACAAAGGTGATTTTTTCATACAAGAAGGCAATACTTGTAAAGAAGTTGCTTTTATAGCTTCAGGTATTTTTAGATCGTTTTATCATTCTTCAGATGAAAAAGAGTCTACTTATTGTTTTTTATCTGAAAATTCGTTTGTTACCGCATATTCATCCTTCATTTCTCAAACAAAAACCAACGAAAACATTCAAGCTTTAACAGATGTAGAACTATACAGTATTACAAAAGAACAATTTCTAGCGCTAGAAAATTCAAGCACCAACTGGCTACGCCTTTTTAAAATATTTGCTGAGCAAGAATATATAAACCTTGAAAACAGGGTTTTTGTGTTACAAAATGAAAGCGCTGAAAATCGTTACAAAAAACTGTTAGAAACGCATCCAAACTACTTAAAAACCATCCCACTACAGTACCTAGCTTCATATTTAGGCATAACACAACGACATTTAAGCCGAATTAGAAAATCAGTTTTTTATTAGACAATTGTCCTTTTTAAGCTTATAAAACCATCCGTACTTTGCTTCATAATCTTAACTATATTATGAAGAATATTTTATTAATAAACGGACATCCTGATAAAGAAAGTTTTAACCATGCACTAGCAGCTTCTTACAAAAGAGGCGCTTTGAAAACTGACGCTACAATCGAAGAAATTACCATTACAGATTTAAACTTTAGCCCTGTACTTAAATATGGTTATCGAAAAAGAACTGAACTTGAACCTGATTTACAAGATTCATTAGCTAAAATTAAAAAAGCTGATCATATTGTTTGGGTCTTTCCTATTTGGTGGGCTGGTTACCCTGCAATGATGAAAGGTTTTATTGACAGAGCATTTTTACCTGGAATTACTTTTCAACCTATTGAAGGAAAACCTTTTCCTGAAAAGCTTTTAAAAGGTAAAACATCTCGACTTATTATAACTTCTGATACACCTAGTTGGTATGACTACTTTTTTTTGAAAAGACCTGCTATTAGACAGTTTAAAATAGCAACATTAGAATTTTGTGGTATTAAACCTGTTAAAACTACTTTCTTTTCAGTAATGAAAAATTCAACTCCTAAACGAAGAAATTTGTGGCTAAATAAGGTATATACTTTAGGTAAAAACCTACAGTAACAAACACTACTCTACAAGTTAAAAATGTTTTTAGCTTGTAGAGATTTAAAACCTATTTGTTTTTAAATAACTTTGCTAAAACTTCAATTAAAACCCTAAAATGGATACTAGCAAAACCGTAACATCAATAAAAGTCACCGATTTTAATCAAAACGAAGTTGATTTACTTAAAAAATATGCTAACAAAATTCTATTGCTTTTATTTTATAATAATGCTTGCTTGGGTTGTACTGGTAGAGCTATTCCACTAGCCTACAAGTTTAAGCAAACCTATCAAGACATTGAGGTTATTGGTATTCATAGTAATTTTAGCAGCAACACTGTTACTAAAGAAGACATTCTAAGTATTTTTACTATAAACGAGCTTCCATTCCCTATTTATATGGATAACAATCACGAAATGTATGATTTTTTTAATTCGGAAGGAACACCACAGTGGGTACTACTAACTCCTAAAGGTGAAGTATATCGATCTATTTTTGGTTCACAAGATAATGCACAGAACAGGTTATATTATGCTTTAGAAAGCTTAACTGAAAAT
The nucleotide sequence above comes from Tenacibaculum singaporense. Encoded proteins:
- the clpX gene encoding ATP-dependent Clp protease ATP-binding subunit ClpX, with amino-acid sequence MSKEENLQCSFCGRKKPETDLLIAGLDAHICDKCIEQAHGIVEEEIAEAKTSDLSKDLTLKKPREIKAFLDEYIIGQDQTKRAMSVAVYNHYKRLLQTRDDEDEVEIEKSNIVLVGETGTGKTLVARTIARMLNVPFSIVDATVLTQAGYVGEDVESILSRLLQAADYDVEKAERGIVFIDEIDKIARKGDNPSITRDVSGEGVQQALLKLLEGAVVNVAPKGGRKHPEQKFIEVNTKDILFIAGGAFSGIDRIISKRLNMQAVGYSASVEEDKIDHDNLLQYITPLDLKSFGLIPEIIGRLPVLSYMNPLDEKTLRAILTEPKNSIIKQYTKLFSMDDVEFTMTEEALQFIVNKAVEYKLGARGLRSLCEAILTDAMFDMPSSEEKEFKVTKEYAESKLTKSALKKLRAAS
- the clpP gene encoding ATP-dependent Clp endopeptidase proteolytic subunit ClpP — encoded protein: MDYGKEFEKYATKHHGINSNYYGKITSSLTPYIMEERQMNITQMDVFSRLMMDRIIFLGTGINDQVANIIQAQLLFLESVDANKDISIYINSPGGGVYAGLGIYDTMQFIKPDVATICTGMAASMGAVLMCAGEKGKRSALPHSRIMIHQPLGGAQGQASDIEITAREILKLKDELYQIISKHSGQTVEKVNQDSDRDYWMKAEEAKAYGMVDEILTRK
- the tig gene encoding trigger factor, giving the protein MNITKENVDALNAVVKVDIVAEDYQDKVTKVLNDYRKTANIPGFRKGHVPMGMVKKQYGKSVMIDEVNKLLQESLNKFLVEEKLDILGNPLPRVQEDFNWDADKFSFEFELGLAPEFDVNLQPKNKVTQYNIVATDELIEKEVENIQSRYGKMSAKDEATEETNVTGTFVNEEKEINKKSTISVKDIKGKTNLKKFVGAKVGDVLELKTKNLFEDEHKLQGALGVSHDEVHDLDIPVTFTIEEITEIEPAELDQELFDKLFADGSVKTVTELKDKIKEDAEKQFQQQADQQLLNAITENLVDNTKFDLPVEFLQKWLQTAGEKELTADEAVEEYNKSEKGLRYQLIEGKIMKDNDIKLDYAELVDYAKGFIRAQMAQFGNMNPEEKELDDIAGRILQNQDEARRLQEQLISQKLLAFYKENMSFETKEVSYEDFIKEVYK
- a CDS encoding leucine-rich repeat domain-containing protein — translated: MMKTITPFCFATLFAFNIYSQETIRIPDIGLEECLINLKIDSNGLNGSITISDAEYVTNLNINDPVTNKDLPNVYSKIKDLTGLESFPNLKRLDCFGNEITKIDLSQSSSISFLNCSENKIERLDVSKNPNLTYISCDYNKLTSLILGENPNIQSLYASYNQLTTLDVSNCPNLESMDVTGNKIKTIIVSKEQLANIPQGWYKDEKTTYATSNGVVADNKVTEEIVEEIVVEEAEKKTVKTTESKPEEVKKPVQKYAESFKQLVISEYEKSVLNEKYLKQIREDLMHKYDIKDEEITKWIEQYSKLHKTE
- a CDS encoding Crp/Fnr family transcriptional regulator; translated protein: MLKKHLASYNILTKEEIDNFVSIVSYKKLNKGDFFIQEGNTCKEVAFIASGIFRSFYHSSDEKESTYCFLSENSFVTAYSSFISQTKTNENIQALTDVELYSITKEQFLALENSSTNWLRLFKIFAEQEYINLENRVFVLQNESAENRYKKLLETHPNYLKTIPLQYLASYLGITQRHLSRIRKSVFY
- the gldB gene encoding gliding motility lipoprotein GldB, which codes for MRKILALVALVFISLSCKNDESNKLDVDVSTINVNVDVDRFDVDFYTTKLNELNKTKEKYPMLFPPQPDSVWVNKINNKDEQELFTETQKVFPDIEEEKEQLISLFKHVKYYNPRFVSPKVITMLTNIDYNNRIVYTDSLLLISLDSYLGKEHEFYNDYPAYVKQNNTKKHIVVDVAKAIVSKQMLPSMARSFIDKMIYRGKKMYLLDAYLPNIPDAVKIGYSQKKLEWAERNEEQIWMYFIEKDLLYSTSKDVDKRFLDLAPFSKFYMEEDGQSPGRIGEWIGWQIVRSYMQKNDVSLHQLLQTSEEEIFKNSRYKPKR
- the dnaG gene encoding DNA primase, with translation MITQQTIDRVFESARVEEVIGEFVQLKKSGSNFKGLSPFTDERTPSFMVSPVKQIWKDFSTGKGGNAISFLMEHEHYTYPEAIRWLAKKYNIEIEETEQSDEQKQQMNERESMFLVSKFAKDYFHDVLMNTQNGRAIGLSYFKERGFREDTIEKFDLGYCKDEWDNFTKAALDKGYDLKYLKSTGLTIVKEGGAEDRKFDRFKGRVMFPIHSMSGRILGFGGRILTNDKKAAKYLNSPESDIYHKSKILYGLYQAKKEIAKEDNCFLVEGYTDVISFHQSGIENVVASSGTALTPDQIRLVNRLTQNITVLFDGDAAGIRASIRGIDLILEQGMNVRVVAFPEGEDPDSFAKAHSNAELKQYLEEKSQDFIEFKVSLLMKEAANDPVKKAGLIRDIVTSISKIPDGIQREVYVQECARIMDISERVLFSELAQLLKKGATATRKSSAGQDPNQPPPEYFQEQGQASMEAIKGGKGKLQHNINQLNILEKEVIRILLLYGNEIVDFVNWVDAVDERGRPFLEKEEYQNTVSNELYLNLQEDEIEFTNEIFRLTYYELIHQLNQDEKIKVDHLVMHENPQISSLVTNILMDEEKYNLSDWERKEVFVTETVKILPKLVTDAILNLRRVLIEEKIKEILQESQEQKAVPNLEEISNYTGLKKRLFEKLNRVI
- the nadE gene encoding NAD(+) synthase, which encodes MNTPKVAEHIINWLKDYATNAKVNGFVVGISGGIDSAVTSTLCAKTGLPTLCVELPIHQAKSQVSRANEHIKQLKERFSNVSEAEVNLTSTFEDFKTVVPPVESSPKVDLALANTRARLRMTTLYYFAGIQGLLVAGTGNKVEDFGVGFYTKYGDGGVDLSPIADLVKSEVYELAAYLDVPSSIQKAQPTDGLFGDSRTDEDQIGASYDELEWAMEMQNAGKNVDDFSGRELEVYKIYTRLNRINQHKMIPIPICEIPKELK
- a CDS encoding phage holin family protein, producing MKTFLKVLLTALAVIVLANILPGVTVASYTTAVIVAVVIALLNLFVRPLLVFFTLPATIVTLGLFLFVINAVIILLADKLVSGFAVSGFFTALLFSVLLSIFRSLMFSLLKEGDE
- a CDS encoding class I SAM-dependent methyltransferase, whose product is MKQNKYDDNDFFESYGKMPRSIDGLNSAGEWSVLQKMLPDFLNKNVLDLGCGYGWHCIYAKQQGAKNVTGVDLSKKMIDKAIENSKKLAINYIQTAIEDINFKSEEFDIVISSLAFHYLKDLKPVFNKINKTLKKGGSFIFSMEHPSFTSKPEQDWFLDKDGNRIHWPIDNYQDEGERKTHFLGHEVIKYHRTLETIINTVIKSGFDIQEISEPKPSELVLKKYPEMKDEMRRPIFIIISAIKNN
- a CDS encoding NAD(P)H-dependent oxidoreductase yields the protein MKNILLINGHPDKESFNHALAASYKRGALKTDATIEEITITDLNFSPVLKYGYRKRTELEPDLQDSLAKIKKADHIVWVFPIWWAGYPAMMKGFIDRAFLPGITFQPIEGKPFPEKLLKGKTSRLIITSDTPSWYDYFFLKRPAIRQFKIATLEFCGIKPVKTTFFSVMKNSTPKRRNLWLNKVYTLGKNLQ